A stretch of Halocalculus aciditolerans DNA encodes these proteins:
- a CDS encoding MgtC/SapB family protein yields the protein MVDASTVAADTQVVRIAIAAALGLFLGLEREWSQKAAGIRTFALVSTLGAVFTLYDTATCAPSRVVCLPALTVAGAVFTTVLAAALMFSGLTRESQGLHLTTAVTILVAYGVGVLVGLGDVLPATVVAITSSVLLAFKRELHGFAWGLSRKELRSTIEFAILAFVVYPLLPAGTVDLLPGPASLAVEPRVVWLMVVSVAGIGIANYVVVQTYGGRGIAVTGFFGGLASSTAVVGSLIDHVGQREDATPYATAGILLANAAMALRNLVIALAFTVPIAALSGVVLPLLAVVAGSVAVAGLSADWRERVDIDLDSPFSMRNALGFGAMFLAVVVVGGLAQSTFGDVGFYATALLSGLVSSAGAATSAVVLYRSGELSANAATFAILLATASSIAVKAVLAATASNRAFARRTVTWTVATLLLGAAVAAVTGF from the coding sequence ATGGTCGACGCCTCCACGGTCGCGGCGGACACGCAGGTCGTGCGCATCGCCATCGCGGCCGCGCTCGGTCTCTTCCTCGGCCTCGAACGCGAGTGGTCGCAGAAGGCCGCGGGCATCCGGACGTTCGCGCTCGTCTCGACGCTCGGCGCGGTGTTCACGCTCTACGACACCGCGACGTGCGCGCCGTCCCGCGTCGTCTGCCTCCCTGCGCTCACCGTCGCCGGCGCGGTGTTCACGACCGTGCTCGCCGCCGCGCTGATGTTCTCCGGACTCACCCGAGAGTCACAGGGCCTCCACCTCACCACCGCCGTCACGATTCTCGTCGCGTACGGCGTCGGCGTCCTCGTCGGCCTCGGCGACGTCCTGCCGGCGACCGTCGTCGCCATCACGTCCAGCGTCCTCCTCGCGTTCAAGCGCGAACTCCACGGGTTCGCGTGGGGGCTCTCCCGGAAGGAACTCCGCTCCACCATCGAGTTCGCCATCCTCGCGTTCGTCGTCTACCCCCTCCTCCCCGCCGGCACGGTCGACCTCCTCCCCGGCCCCGCGTCGCTCGCCGTCGAACCCCGCGTCGTCTGGCTGATGGTGGTCTCCGTCGCCGGCATCGGCATCGCGAACTACGTCGTCGTCCAGACCTACGGCGGCCGCGGCATCGCCGTAACGGGGTTCTTCGGCGGGCTCGCCTCCTCCACCGCCGTCGTCGGCAGCCTCATCGACCACGTCGGCCAGCGCGAGGACGCCACGCCCTACGCCACCGCCGGCATCCTCCTCGCGAACGCCGCGATGGCGCTCCGAAACCTCGTCATCGCGCTCGCCTTCACCGTTCCCATCGCCGCGCTCTCCGGCGTCGTCCTCCCGCTCCTCGCCGTCGTCGCCGGGAGCGTCGCCGTCGCCGGACTCTCCGCGGACTGGCGCGAGCGCGTCGACATCGACCTCGACAGCCCGTTCTCCATGCGGAACGCGCTCGGCTTCGGCGCGATGTTCCTCGCCGTCGTCGTCGTCGGCGGCCTCGCCCAGTCGACGTTCGGGGACGTCGGATTCTACGCCACCGCGCTCCTCTCCGGCCTCGTCTCCAGCGCCGGCGCGGCGACGTCCGCCGTCGTCCTCTACCGCAGCGGCGAGCTCTCCGCGAACGCCGCGACGTTCGCCATTCTCCTCGCCACCGCGTCCAGCATCGCCGTGAAGGCCGTGCTCGCCGCGACCGCGTCCAACCGCGCGTTCGCCCGGCGCACCGTCACCTGGACCGTCGCCACCCTCCTCCTCGGTGCCGCCGTCGCGGCCGTCACCGGGTTCTGA
- a CDS encoding OB-fold nucleic acid binding domain-containing protein, translating to MGTCIICGASADGHICDTHEEDVLFEFRGSSPDELTNGRYYKGTVDGFADFGVFVNLASSVTGLLHRSEVPGRLESLDWDAGDTVFVQVDSVHDNGNVDLSWSIRQREREFRGLLIDDPDAPTNAELPEETAEPSSEPEPEPEPEPEPDVEPEPDVESESTEPEPEPEPESESESEPAVEESEDVESSSEEADSESASEAESAEAETGTESAEAASESAEDEEPERVAVADLEERIGDVVEIRGRITSARQTSGPTVFELTDETGAVDCAAFVEAGVRAYPEVGEDAVVRLVGEVERRRGDLQVETEELEVLGSEEREAVVTALTEALNERAAPTDDSLLVEDEDVEAVHDDLVAAATAIRRAVVEDRPVVIRHTADVDGYIAGTAVEHAVLPLVREEHAASDAEYHFVDRRPLDQDFYDVSAATDDVTNMLEAADRHGERHPLFVLVGTGSTAESVEGLQFLDIYDAPAVVVDGGWADDEAVEAADVLVSPTVYGEQSAATGTIGAHLGALVNADVRDDLAHLPGVPFWSDVPDIYADAAADAGYDTDDLAAMRDAVALEAFYNAYQGKRELIADLLWSDEEDTDSDLREHVAGQFRTRLDREVDTADPHLEDLEIDGVDITVLDVDAFTHRYDFPPVDLLLDALHRRRSEGDVTVGWDSDELRFRSDETLDVRAVAEAVADDAPDAGVTAKGGRDGHVEFLRGERDDVLDAALDAVAATLE from the coding sequence ATGGGTACGTGTATTATCTGTGGCGCGTCCGCCGACGGCCACATCTGTGACACCCACGAAGAAGACGTCCTGTTCGAGTTCCGCGGTTCGAGTCCGGACGAACTAACCAACGGCCGCTACTACAAGGGCACCGTCGACGGCTTCGCCGACTTCGGCGTCTTCGTCAACCTCGCGTCCTCCGTCACCGGCCTCCTCCACCGGAGCGAAGTCCCCGGCCGCCTCGAATCCCTCGACTGGGACGCCGGCGACACCGTCTTCGTCCAGGTCGACTCCGTCCACGACAACGGGAACGTCGACCTCTCCTGGAGCATCCGCCAGCGTGAACGCGAGTTCCGCGGCCTCCTCATCGACGACCCCGACGCGCCGACGAACGCCGAACTCCCCGAAGAGACCGCCGAACCCTCATCGGAGCCGGAACCCGAACCGGAGCCGGAACCCGAACCGGACGTCGAGCCCGAACCGGACGTCGAGTCCGAGTCCACGGAGCCCGAGCCGGAACCGGAGCCCGAATCTGAATCCGAGTCCGAGCCGGCAGTCGAGGAGTCCGAAGACGTCGAATCCTCATCTGAAGAAGCAGATTCCGAGTCTGCGTCCGAAGCGGAATCCGCGGAAGCGGAGACCGGAACCGAGTCCGCGGAGGCGGCGTCCGAATCGGCCGAGGACGAGGAGCCGGAGCGCGTCGCCGTCGCGGACCTCGAAGAGCGCATCGGCGACGTCGTCGAGATTCGCGGTCGAATCACGAGCGCGCGGCAGACGAGCGGGCCGACGGTCTTCGAACTGACGGACGAGACGGGCGCGGTCGACTGCGCGGCGTTCGTCGAGGCGGGCGTGCGCGCCTACCCCGAGGTCGGCGAGGACGCGGTCGTTCGCCTCGTCGGCGAAGTAGAGCGCCGCCGCGGCGACCTCCAGGTGGAGACCGAAGAGCTCGAAGTCCTCGGCAGTGAGGAACGCGAGGCGGTCGTCACGGCGCTCACGGAGGCGCTGAACGAGCGCGCCGCGCCGACCGACGACTCGCTCCTCGTCGAGGACGAGGACGTCGAGGCCGTCCACGACGACCTCGTGGCAGCGGCGACGGCGATTCGCCGCGCGGTCGTCGAAGACCGCCCGGTCGTCATCCGACACACCGCGGACGTGGACGGCTACATCGCCGGCACCGCCGTCGAGCACGCCGTGCTCCCCCTCGTCCGCGAGGAGCACGCGGCGAGCGACGCCGAATACCACTTCGTCGACCGCCGCCCGCTCGACCAGGACTTCTACGACGTGTCCGCGGCGACGGACGACGTGACGAACATGCTCGAGGCCGCCGACCGCCACGGCGAGCGCCACCCGCTCTTCGTGCTCGTCGGCACCGGCAGCACCGCCGAATCCGTCGAAGGCCTCCAGTTCCTCGACATCTACGACGCCCCCGCAGTCGTCGTCGACGGCGGCTGGGCCGACGACGAAGCCGTCGAGGCCGCGGACGTCCTCGTCTCCCCGACCGTCTACGGCGAGCAGTCCGCCGCGACCGGTACCATCGGCGCACACCTCGGCGCGCTCGTCAACGCCGACGTCCGCGACGACCTCGCGCACCTCCCCGGCGTCCCCTTCTGGAGCGACGTCCCCGACATCTACGCGGACGCCGCCGCCGACGCCGGCTACGACACCGACGACCTCGCCGCGATGCGCGACGCCGTCGCCCTCGAAGCCTTCTACAACGCCTATCAGGGGAAGCGCGAACTCATCGCCGACCTCCTCTGGAGCGACGAAGAAGACACAGATAGTGACCTCCGCGAGCACGTCGCCGGCCAGTTCCGCACGCGTCTCGACCGCGAGGTCGACACCGCCGACCCCCACTTAGAGGACCTCGAAATCGACGGCGTCGACATCACCGTGCTCGACGTGGACGCGTTCACCCACCGCTACGACTTCCCGCCCGTCGACCTCCTCCTCGACGCTCTCCACCGCCGCCGCAGCGAGGGCGACGTGACGGTCGGCTGGGACAGCGACGAACTCCGCTTCCGCAGCGACGAGACGCTCGACGTTCGCGCCGTCGCCGAAGCCGTCGCCGACGACGCCCCCGACGCCGGCGTCACCGCGAAAGGCGGCCGCGACGGCCACGTCGAGTTCCTCCGCGGCGAACGCGACGACGTCCTCGACGCCGCGCTCGATGCCGTCGCCGCGACTCTCGAGTAA
- a CDS encoding A/G-specific adenine glycosylase has protein sequence MSESAETGGSGWFPDDVDAVREALVEWYEADHRSFPWRETEDAYEILVSEVMSQQTQLDRVVEAWHEFLAEWPTVDDLAAADRSDVVGFWTSHSLGYNNRARYLHEAAAQVVEEYGGAFPEEPAELEELMGVGPYTANAVASFAFNNGDAVVDTNVKRVLHRAFAVPDDDAAFEEAARQLMPAGASRVWNNAVMELGGVACGKTPRCDEADCPWRAWCHAYETGDFTAPDVPTQPSFEGSRRQMRGRIVGALDQHGELTLDTLGPRVRVDYNPGGEHGREWLLGLLADLEDDGLVDVEERDGETLARLRR, from the coding sequence ATGTCGGAGTCGGCGGAGACAGGGGGTTCGGGGTGGTTCCCGGACGACGTGGACGCGGTCCGGGAGGCGCTCGTCGAGTGGTACGAGGCGGACCACCGGTCGTTCCCGTGGCGGGAGACGGAGGACGCCTACGAGATTCTGGTGTCGGAGGTGATGAGCCAGCAGACCCAGCTCGACCGCGTCGTGGAGGCGTGGCACGAGTTCCTCGCGGAGTGGCCGACCGTCGACGACCTGGCGGCCGCGGACCGGAGCGACGTGGTGGGGTTCTGGACCAGTCACAGCCTCGGGTATAACAACCGCGCGCGCTACCTCCACGAGGCCGCCGCCCAGGTCGTCGAGGAGTACGGCGGCGCGTTCCCGGAAGAGCCCGCGGAGCTGGAGGAGCTGATGGGCGTCGGGCCGTACACGGCGAACGCGGTGGCGTCGTTCGCGTTCAACAACGGGGACGCGGTGGTGGACACGAACGTGAAACGTGTACTGCACCGGGCGTTCGCGGTTCCCGACGACGACGCGGCGTTCGAGGAGGCGGCGCGACAGCTGATGCCGGCGGGCGCGTCGCGGGTGTGGAACAACGCGGTGATGGAGCTCGGCGGGGTGGCGTGCGGGAAGACCCCGCGCTGCGACGAGGCGGACTGTCCGTGGCGGGCGTGGTGTCACGCCTACGAGACGGGGGATTTCACCGCGCCGGACGTGCCGACGCAGCCGAGTTTCGAGGGGAGTCGCCGGCAGATGCGCGGCCGCATCGTCGGGGCGCTCGACCAGCACGGCGAACTCACACTCGACACGCTCGGCCCGCGCGTTCGCGTGGACTACAACCCCGGCGGGGAGCACGGCCGCGAGTGGCTGCTCGGCCTCCTCGCGGACTTGGAGGACGACGGACTCGTCGACGTCGAGGAACGCGACGGGGAGACGCTGGCCCGCCTCCGAAGATAA
- a CDS encoding cobalamin-independent methionine synthase II family protein yields MTQDADEILTTHIGSLPRPPELLDLLKRREEGEEVDRAEWERATSEATRTVVERQEEVGLDLANNGEQSRVSFNWYVKNRLSGIEGTREQELWADLQEYPEYASETFRTDVIDLAVQPVVQDRIEYTGHEEARDEIAEFQTALDDTGADFEGAFMTSASPSVVTATHVNEHYDSYEEYLFDAADAMQEEYELIADAGLTLQIDAPELLTTAQTAAMADEPLEKVKGVTELHVEALNEALSNVPAEQVRLHTCWGSYEGPGHLDVDLAEMLPVIYEADITGLSVEQANPRHQHEYRAFAEHPLPDGWTLIPGVVDVKTNIIDHPETIADRIERVADAAADDTPIVAAPDCGFGTQAGLGMVSPELAWAKLEALVEGAEIASDRLY; encoded by the coding sequence ATGACACAGGACGCCGACGAGATTCTGACGACGCACATCGGAAGTCTGCCGCGACCGCCCGAACTCCTCGACCTCCTGAAGCGGCGAGAAGAGGGCGAGGAGGTCGACCGAGCCGAGTGGGAGCGCGCGACGAGCGAGGCGACGCGAACGGTCGTCGAGCGCCAAGAGGAGGTCGGTCTCGACCTCGCGAACAACGGCGAGCAGTCCCGCGTCTCCTTCAACTGGTACGTGAAGAACCGGCTCTCCGGCATCGAGGGGACGCGCGAGCAGGAGCTCTGGGCGGACCTCCAGGAGTACCCGGAGTACGCGTCGGAGACGTTCCGCACGGACGTCATCGACCTCGCGGTCCAGCCCGTCGTCCAAGACCGCATCGAGTACACCGGCCACGAGGAAGCCCGAGACGAAATCGCGGAGTTCCAGACCGCGCTCGACGACACCGGCGCGGACTTCGAGGGAGCGTTCATGACGTCGGCGTCGCCGAGCGTCGTCACGGCGACGCACGTGAACGAGCACTACGACTCCTACGAGGAGTACCTCTTCGACGCCGCTGACGCGATGCAAGAGGAGTACGAGCTCATCGCCGACGCCGGCCTGACGCTCCAGATTGACGCGCCGGAGCTCCTGACGACCGCGCAGACCGCCGCGATGGCCGACGAACCCCTGGAGAAGGTGAAGGGCGTCACGGAACTCCACGTCGAAGCGCTCAACGAAGCGCTCTCGAACGTCCCCGCGGAGCAGGTGCGCCTCCACACCTGCTGGGGGAGCTACGAGGGTCCCGGCCACCTCGACGTCGACCTCGCCGAGATGCTCCCCGTCATCTACGAGGCCGACATCACGGGACTGAGCGTCGAGCAGGCGAACCCCCGCCACCAGCACGAGTACCGCGCGTTCGCCGAACACCCGCTCCCCGACGGCTGGACGCTCATCCCCGGCGTCGTCGACGTGAAGACGAACATCATCGACCACCCCGAAACCATCGCCGACCGCATCGAACGCGTCGCCGACGCCGCCGCCGACGACACCCCCATCGTCGCCGCGCCCGACTGCGGATTCGGCACGCAGGCCGGCCTCGGCATGGTCTCCCCCGAACTCGCCTGGGCGAAACTCGAAGCCCTCGTCGAAGGCGCGGAAATCGCCAGCGACCGCCTCTACTGA
- a CDS encoding tRNA uridine(34) 5-carboxymethylaminomethyl modification radical SAM/GNAT enzyme Elp3, producing the protein MSSEAEGAFEAACDELVDRILAGDVGKDDVESAKMDVCGEYSAPKVPTHTELLDRAPDGRREELEKVLQRKPVRTASGVTPVAIMTSPHLCPHGKCLYCPGGPASDFGSAQSYTGHEPAAARGEQNDYDPYGQVMLRLNQLREIGHPVDKVELIIMGGTMTARSHDYQEWFAKRALEALNDFDPDAEPQPAEGVSFAQDPEEYEYRYLEDVKEANEHGNIKNIGTTFETKPDWCTDEAIDRMLRLGGTKVEVGVQTTYERINREMHRGHGMQASMDANQRLRDAAFKVGFHMMPGQPGMTEEMVREDFRRIFEDPAWRPDYLKIYPTLVVRGTRVYDQWRRDDFDPLTNDQAARLVAEIMKDLPRYVRLQRVQRDIPADFIDGGVWKSNLRQLAWQVMDDHGWTCECIRCREAGMNDEEPENVTYDVLTYESGGGTEHFMSYEDFDNDLLVGFCRLRFPNDARREELENAALVRELHVYGSEVGVGRDGDAGTHQHRGYGRKLMQRAEEKAREAGYDKLAVISGIGARQYYKQKHGYEQDGPYVSKKL; encoded by the coding sequence ATGAGTTCTGAGGCCGAGGGCGCGTTCGAAGCGGCGTGCGACGAGCTCGTCGACCGCATCCTCGCCGGCGACGTCGGAAAGGACGACGTCGAGTCCGCGAAGATGGACGTCTGCGGGGAGTATTCCGCGCCGAAAGTGCCGACGCACACCGAGCTGCTCGACCGCGCGCCCGACGGACGGCGCGAGGAGCTCGAGAAGGTCCTCCAGCGGAAGCCCGTGCGGACGGCGTCCGGCGTGACGCCGGTCGCCATCATGACGAGCCCGCACCTCTGCCCGCACGGCAAGTGCCTCTACTGTCCGGGCGGTCCCGCGAGCGACTTCGGGAGCGCGCAGTCCTACACGGGCCACGAGCCCGCCGCCGCGCGCGGCGAGCAGAACGACTACGACCCCTACGGGCAGGTGATGCTTCGGCTGAACCAACTCCGGGAGATCGGCCACCCGGTGGATAAGGTCGAGCTCATCATCATGGGGGGGACGATGACCGCGCGCAGCCACGACTACCAGGAGTGGTTCGCGAAGCGCGCGCTCGAAGCGCTCAACGACTTCGACCCCGACGCCGAACCGCAGCCCGCCGAGGGCGTGAGCTTCGCACAAGACCCCGAGGAGTACGAGTACCGCTACCTCGAAGACGTCAAGGAGGCGAACGAGCACGGGAACATCAAGAACATCGGGACGACGTTCGAGACGAAGCCCGACTGGTGTACGGACGAGGCCATCGACCGGATGCTCCGCCTCGGCGGAACGAAGGTCGAGGTGGGCGTGCAGACGACGTACGAGCGTATCAACCGCGAGATGCACCGCGGGCACGGCATGCAGGCGTCGATGGACGCGAACCAGCGGCTCCGGGACGCCGCGTTCAAGGTCGGCTTCCACATGATGCCCGGGCAGCCCGGGATGACGGAGGAGATGGTGCGCGAGGACTTCCGCCGCATCTTCGAGGACCCCGCGTGGCGGCCGGACTACCTCAAGATCTATCCGACGCTCGTCGTCAGAGGAACGCGAGTCTACGACCAGTGGCGGCGCGACGACTTCGACCCCCTCACGAACGACCAGGCCGCCCGGCTCGTCGCCGAGATCATGAAGGACCTCCCCCGGTACGTCCGCCTGCAGCGCGTGCAGCGCGACATCCCCGCGGACTTCATCGACGGCGGCGTCTGGAAGTCGAACCTCCGCCAGCTCGCCTGGCAGGTCATGGACGACCACGGCTGGACCTGCGAGTGCATCCGCTGTCGGGAAGCCGGGATGAACGACGAAGAGCCGGAGAACGTCACCTACGACGTCCTCACTTACGAGTCCGGCGGTGGCACGGAGCACTTCATGTCCTACGAGGACTTCGACAACGACCTCCTCGTCGGCTTCTGCCGGCTTCGCTTCCCGAACGACGCCCGACGGGAAGAGCTGGAGAACGCGGCGCTCGTCCGCGAGCTCCACGTCTACGGGAGCGAAGTCGGCGTGGGTCGCGACGGCGACGCCGGCACGCACCAACACCGCGGCTACGGCCGCAAGCTCATGCAACGCGCCGAGGAGAAAGCACGCGAAGCGGGCTACGACAAGCTCGCCGTCATCTCCGGCATCGGCGCGCGCCAGTACTACAAGCAGAAGCACGGCTACGAGCAGGACGGCCCGTACGTCTCGAAGAAACTGTAG
- a CDS encoding thymidine kinase, whose translation MHAITNSGWVEVITGCMFSGKTEELLRRLRRAEIAEQEVAAFTPAIDDRYGEETLGSHAGSTWQAKVVDNTPEGVREIPDALNGEQVVAIDEANFFPAEIVDVCEGLAADGRRVIVSGTDQTFRAEPFSPVPELMALAEYVEKFQAICTVCGEPATRNQRLIEGEPAHVDDPTIMVGAQESYEARCRDCHVVDRD comes from the coding sequence ATGCACGCCATCACGAACAGCGGCTGGGTGGAGGTGATAACGGGCTGTATGTTCTCCGGGAAGACGGAGGAGCTCCTCCGACGGCTCCGCCGCGCCGAAATCGCCGAACAGGAGGTCGCGGCCTTCACGCCCGCCATCGACGACCGCTACGGCGAGGAGACCCTCGGTTCGCACGCGGGCAGCACGTGGCAGGCGAAAGTCGTCGACAACACCCCCGAAGGAGTCCGGGAGATTCCGGACGCGCTCAACGGCGAGCAGGTCGTCGCCATCGACGAAGCGAACTTCTTCCCCGCCGAAATCGTCGACGTCTGCGAGGGACTCGCCGCCGACGGCCGCCGCGTCATCGTCTCCGGAACCGACCAGACCTTCCGCGCGGAACCGTTCTCGCCCGTCCCCGAGCTCATGGCGCTCGCCGAGTACGTCGAGAAGTTCCAGGCGATCTGTACGGTCTGCGGCGAGCCCGCGACGCGGAATCAACGCCTCATCGAGGGCGAACCCGCGCACGTCGACGACCCGACCATCATGGTCGGCGCACAGGAGTCCTACGAGGCGAGATGCCGGGACTGCCACGTCGTCGACCGGGACTAA
- a CDS encoding aminotransferase class III-fold pyridoxal phosphate-dependent enzyme, producing MDRETATPDVTEMPGPDARKWAEYHRRHAAPSTYVYDFVWDTTEDAIGPWVTDVDGNTLLDFTSHVASAPLGYNNPKILDKLDEFELRDPLKIAGQDFYVSNGGTPENPDLPGPSHLMDRLTDMTAHYDLDTVFLSNSGAEAVENAIKIAYNQGGHRGVTFEGGFHGRTLGALSLNRSKTVHRKKFPEVPGIISVPYCACEGDCTCGWQTDGPGGNRLADKLHPTRGNVDPDEVAFLILEPQQGEGGYRVPNEDFVADINHIQHTYDVAVIADEIQSGLGRTGKMWGIDHLDLDPDVITSAKGLRVGATVANEDFFPEEKGRLSSTWGAGDIIASAQGVATLEAITEYDLPANAARRGRQLTELVEDHDSDYIVDVRGRGLMFAVEFDTKDRREAVVDACLERGLLTLGCGYKTLRLLPPLDATEREIEIGANVLFDALDDPAVKQASPHPGEDVADVL from the coding sequence ATGGACCGAGAGACGGCCACTCCCGATGTCACCGAGATGCCGGGTCCCGACGCCCGCAAGTGGGCTGAGTACCACCGCCGCCACGCCGCGCCTTCCACCTACGTCTACGACTTCGTCTGGGACACCACCGAGGACGCCATCGGCCCGTGGGTCACGGACGTCGACGGCAACACCCTCCTCGACTTCACCAGCCACGTCGCCTCCGCGCCCCTCGGCTACAACAACCCGAAGATCCTCGACAAACTCGACGAGTTCGAACTCCGCGACCCCCTCAAGATCGCCGGTCAGGACTTCTACGTCTCGAACGGCGGCACGCCCGAGAACCCCGACCTCCCCGGGCCCAGCCACCTCATGGACCGCCTGACCGACATGACCGCGCACTACGACCTCGACACGGTCTTCCTCTCCAACTCGGGCGCGGAAGCCGTCGAGAACGCCATCAAGATCGCGTACAATCAGGGCGGCCACCGCGGCGTCACCTTCGAGGGCGGGTTCCACGGCCGCACCCTCGGCGCGCTCTCCCTCAACCGCTCGAAGACCGTCCACCGCAAGAAGTTCCCCGAGGTCCCCGGCATCATCAGCGTCCCCTACTGCGCGTGCGAGGGCGACTGTACCTGCGGCTGGCAGACCGACGGACCTGGAGGTAATCGCCTCGCCGACAAACTCCACCCCACCCGCGGGAACGTCGACCCCGACGAAGTCGCGTTCCTCATCCTCGAACCCCAGCAGGGCGAAGGCGGCTACCGCGTCCCCAACGAGGACTTCGTCGCCGACATCAACCACATCCAGCACACCTACGACGTCGCCGTCATCGCCGACGAGATCCAGAGCGGCCTCGGCCGCACAGGCAAGATGTGGGGGATCGACCACCTCGACCTCGACCCCGACGTCATCACGAGCGCGAAAGGCCTCCGCGTCGGCGCAACGGTCGCAAATGAAGACTTCTTCCCCGAGGAGAAAGGCCGACTCTCCTCCACGTGGGGCGCTGGCGACATCATCGCGTCCGCGCAGGGCGTCGCCACCCTCGAAGCAATTACTGAATACGACCTCCCCGCGAACGCCGCGCGCCGCGGCCGCCAACTCACCGAGCTCGTCGAAGACCACGACTCCGACTACATCGTCGACGTCCGCGGCCGCGGCCTCATGTTCGCCGTCGAGTTCGACACCAAGGACCGCCGCGAAGCCGTCGTCGACGCCTGCCTCGAACGCGGCCTTCTCACGCTCGGCTGCGGCTACAAGACCCTCCGCCTCCTCCCGCCCCTCGACGCAACCGAACGCGAAATCGAAATCGGCGCGAACGTCCTCTTCGACGCCCTCGACGACCCCGCAGTCAAGCAAGCCAGCCCCCACCCCGGCGAAGACGTCGCGGACGTCTTATAG
- the surE gene encoding 5'/3'-nucleotidase SurE, which translates to MTTSRSVLLTNDDGIDAPGLQAVYDRLSETHDVTVVAPAENQSGTGQTRSWGHVDYDERHRGYAVQGTPADCVAIAIGALDVEPDIVVSGCNDGPNLGAHVLARSGTIGAAMEASFLGYPAIAVSMYDWAYTPGEPYHPEQPDFVEAAAAVDDLLPGFLDGDVLPTADYLTINAPAAGQADTPVYRVTRPTQEYELQAEFTEAGVNVNDRFWTDLFDRDVPDPEGTDRRAVVDNETSISPLVAPHSIATGATAGGIIDV; encoded by the coding sequence GTGACCACGTCGCGCTCCGTCCTCCTCACGAACGACGACGGCATCGACGCACCCGGCCTCCAAGCCGTCTACGACCGCCTCTCGGAAACGCACGACGTCACCGTCGTCGCGCCCGCCGAGAACCAGTCCGGCACCGGGCAGACGCGGAGCTGGGGGCACGTCGACTACGACGAACGCCACCGCGGCTACGCCGTCCAAGGCACTCCAGCCGACTGCGTCGCCATCGCCATCGGCGCGCTCGACGTCGAGCCCGACATCGTCGTCTCCGGCTGCAACGACGGCCCCAACCTCGGCGCGCACGTCCTCGCGCGCTCCGGCACCATCGGCGCAGCCATGGAAGCCTCCTTCCTCGGCTACCCCGCCATCGCCGTCTCCATGTACGACTGGGCCTACACCCCCGGTGAACCCTACCACCCCGAACAACCCGACTTCGTCGAGGCCGCCGCCGCCGTCGACGACCTCCTCCCCGGCTTCCTCGACGGCGACGTCCTCCCCACCGCCGACTACCTCACTATCAACGCCCCCGCCGCCGGCCAAGCCGACACCCCCGTCTATCGCGTCACCCGCCCCACCCAGGAGTACGAACTCCAGGCCGAATTCACCGAAGCCGGCGTGAACGTCAACGACCGCTTCTGGACCGACCTCTTCGACCGCGACGTCCCCGACCCCGAAGGCACCGACCGCCGCGCCGTCGTCGACAACGAAACCTCAATCAGCCCCCTCGTCGCCCCCCACAGCATCGCCACCGGCGCGACCGCCGGCGGCATCATCGACGTCTAA